A window from Pseudomonadota bacterium encodes these proteins:
- a CDS encoding ATP-binding protein, protein MDPDSSPRLGAAPAHVLVAQMADGVVVIDPAGVVCFANGAAHRLFGHAHDEGMVGSLFGVPVVASGVAEIELVSGTSVRLAELNVTQISWGNTPAWLVVLRDVTARRERERGVFRKAQEFEEFAYTVSHDLQEPLRTIEQLALAYVEDFAKAEPDEADRLVNMMRDIATRGRAMVSSLIEYAALGADADTHVPCDLGRVLKDVYANLGAEMEASGAVVVVETPLPTVVANPTHMLQLMQNLVANSLKFRSSAAPEVTINATERQVDWRIDVCDNGVGVPEEQRDYVFGVFAQLARSEAALGSKGLGLSVCKKIVDCHGGSIWIDPAYRDGCKVSFTIPRLGCE, encoded by the coding sequence ATGGACCCTGACAGCAGTCCAAGGTTGGGCGCAGCGCCAGCGCATGTACTCGTCGCGCAGATGGCGGACGGCGTGGTGGTCATCGATCCGGCCGGTGTGGTCTGCTTTGCCAACGGGGCTGCCCATCGCCTGTTCGGTCACGCCCACGACGAGGGAATGGTCGGTAGCCTCTTCGGTGTGCCCGTGGTCGCCTCGGGGGTGGCGGAAATCGAGCTGGTGAGCGGTACGTCCGTACGGCTAGCGGAACTCAATGTCACCCAGATCAGCTGGGGCAACACACCGGCGTGGTTGGTGGTGCTGCGCGATGTCACTGCTCGCCGCGAACGCGAGCGCGGTGTGTTCCGCAAGGCGCAGGAGTTCGAGGAGTTTGCGTACACGGTGTCGCACGACCTCCAGGAGCCCTTACGCACGATCGAGCAGCTCGCCCTCGCTTACGTGGAGGATTTCGCCAAGGCGGAACCCGACGAAGCGGACAGGCTGGTGAATATGATGCGAGACATCGCCACTCGGGGTCGCGCAATGGTCAGCTCGTTGATCGAGTACGCGGCGCTGGGCGCCGATGCGGATACGCACGTGCCCTGCGACTTGGGCCGAGTGCTCAAAGACGTATATGCCAATCTAGGCGCAGAGATGGAGGCCTCCGGCGCGGTGGTGGTGGTTGAGACGCCCCTACCTACGGTGGTGGCAAACCCTACGCACATGCTGCAGCTGATGCAGAACCTCGTAGCGAACTCGCTGAAGTTTCGGTCTTCCGCTGCTCCGGAGGTGACCATCAATGCGACCGAGCGCCAAGTCGATTGGCGCATCGACGTCTGCGACAACGGCGTTGGGGTCCCCGAGGAGCAGCGCGACTACGTGTTCGGTGTGTTCGCGCAGCTAGCGAGATCTGAGGCTGCCCTCGGCAGCAAGGGCTTGGGGCTCTCGGTGTGTAAGAAGATTGTGGATTGCCACGGTGGATCGATCTGGATCGACCCCGCTTACCGGGATGGGTGCAAGGTGTCGTTCACTATCCCGCGCCTAGGATGCGAGTAG
- a CDS encoding response regulator: MAKIAVLAIDDDDVQHMLLSRLLRDGSDGYAYELECCHTLESAFYRLDSGRSISVVLLDLGLSGSQGVETVTRFGSRVKDYPLIILTGNSDQDVARRALHMGAEDYLDKTDLTDAILQRAIRYSLERFNLKRDLETARYEREIAFTEEIGSDTDSPVASHLCGQRNLRLAAPSTFTQLVGAYAEAVGDAIEQRAFHVDHRLSDRLQSMADTLGRLMAKPRDVVDIHTEALRMHGDGGGGAPAKMRARVEESRYLLLELVGNLCSYYRRQSVGFGSSESNDKRSESR, from the coding sequence TTGGCCAAGATCGCCGTGCTCGCCATCGACGACGATGACGTTCAACACATGTTGTTGTCGCGTCTGCTGCGTGATGGCTCTGATGGGTACGCCTACGAGCTGGAGTGTTGCCATACGCTAGAGTCAGCCTTCTATCGCCTCGATTCGGGCAGATCGATCAGTGTGGTGCTGCTCGACCTGGGCCTGTCGGGCAGCCAGGGCGTTGAGACCGTCACGCGCTTCGGGAGTCGGGTGAAGGACTACCCCCTCATCATTCTGACCGGTAACTCTGATCAAGATGTCGCGCGCCGTGCCTTGCACATGGGGGCAGAGGACTACCTCGATAAGACCGACCTCACGGATGCAATCCTGCAGCGCGCCATTCGCTATTCGTTAGAGCGCTTCAACCTCAAACGAGATCTCGAAACTGCTCGCTACGAGCGGGAGATCGCGTTCACCGAGGAGATCGGTTCCGATACCGACAGCCCGGTGGCCTCGCACCTGTGCGGGCAGCGGAATCTGCGACTAGCGGCACCTAGTACCTTCACCCAACTAGTCGGTGCCTACGCCGAGGCCGTCGGCGATGCGATAGAGCAGCGCGCCTTCCACGTCGATCATCGGCTGAGTGATCGACTGCAAAGCATGGCCGATACGCTGGGGCGGCTCATGGCAAAGCCTCGAGATGTTGTTGATATTCACACCGAGGCGTTGCGCATGCACGGCGACGGTGGCGGTGGCGCCCCCGCGAAGATGCGGGCGCGCGTCGAAGAATCCCGCTACCTGCTGCTAGAGCTGGTGGGGAACCTGTGCTCGTACTACCGCCGACAGTCTGTAGGTTTTGGGTCGAGTGAATCCAACGACAAGAGGTCCGAGAGCCGATGA
- a CDS encoding alpha/beta hydrolase-fold protein yields the protein MLKRPNWLEGRLLTLEHTSTLLADNPLGDPTTRKVHVWLPPQYDRDTGRARPRPLPVLYDLAAYTSAGPAHVSWRGFEETIPERVARLLYEKKIGPCILVFPDCFTGLGGNQYVNSSAIGPYADYLNREIVPFVDGELRTLDDRKHRGCFGKSSGGYGALVQGMKYWRTWGAVASHAGDAYFDFVYRSGWPETLTLLARYREQAPAATLELKSPARGKKEPTESAKRASARSKALAEGFDDGRVARFLEYAWQQPRLQGHEIHTLMNLCMAATYDPDPSAPNGFRLPFHLDTGELLKARWRQWLTHDPVNMVGRYRKGLQSLHGLWIDCGWRDQYHIHFGARQLSAKLSDATIEHAYEEFDGTHSGIDYRLDRSLPYLYKALAP from the coding sequence TTGCTGAAACGCCCCAACTGGCTCGAGGGCCGCCTGCTAACGCTCGAGCACACCTCGACGCTACTCGCTGACAACCCCCTAGGCGACCCCACCACCCGAAAGGTGCACGTGTGGCTCCCGCCCCAGTACGACCGTGACACCGGACGCGCCCGCCCCCGCCCCCTGCCCGTGCTCTACGACCTCGCTGCCTACACCTCGGCCGGCCCGGCTCACGTCAGCTGGCGCGGCTTCGAGGAGACCATCCCCGAGCGGGTGGCGCGCTTGCTCTACGAGAAGAAGATCGGCCCCTGCATCTTGGTGTTCCCCGACTGTTTCACAGGCCTCGGCGGCAACCAGTACGTCAACTCGAGCGCGATCGGCCCCTACGCCGACTATTTGAATCGGGAGATCGTGCCCTTTGTCGACGGGGAGCTGCGCACGCTTGACGATCGCAAGCATCGTGGCTGCTTCGGCAAGTCCTCCGGCGGCTACGGAGCACTCGTGCAAGGCATGAAGTACTGGCGCACCTGGGGCGCCGTCGCCAGCCACGCGGGCGACGCCTACTTCGACTTCGTGTACCGCAGCGGATGGCCGGAAACGCTCACGCTGCTGGCACGCTACCGAGAACAGGCACCAGCGGCAACCTTGGAGCTGAAGAGCCCCGCGCGCGGCAAAAAAGAGCCGACGGAAAGCGCCAAGCGCGCGAGCGCACGAAGCAAGGCCCTCGCGGAGGGCTTCGACGACGGTCGCGTCGCGCGGTTCTTGGAGTACGCCTGGCAGCAGCCGCGCCTACAGGGTCACGAGATTCACACGCTCATGAACCTCTGCATGGCGGCCACCTACGATCCGGACCCGTCCGCCCCGAATGGCTTTCGCCTGCCCTTCCACCTAGACACCGGCGAGCTGCTCAAGGCCCGCTGGCGCCAGTGGCTCACGCACGATCCGGTGAACATGGTGGGCCGCTATCGAAAGGGTCTGCAGAGCCTTCATGGCCTATGGATAGACTGCGGTTGGCGCGATCAGTACCACATTCACTTCGGCGCCCGCCAACTCTCAGCAAAGCTGAGCGACGCCACGATCGAACACGCCTACGAGGAGTTCGACGGCACTCACTCGGGCATCGACTACCGCCTCGATCGCAGCCTGCCCTATCTCTACAAGGCGCTAGCCCCCTAG
- a CDS encoding peroxiredoxin-like family protein, translating to MNIVSLARPLLAVLILALCTSAHAVVADRAEGVSPVLVGSQAPAFSLRTAEGESYEFNPEALERPVLLAFYRGGWCPYCNAQLMGMRAIEDDLQALGYDLLFASADSVKTLAAAVAEMAIEGEDDAPAPAYALLSDASMKVAEDFGVAFRMADETVEKYKGYGIDLEAASGYDHHTLPVPAVFLIDAEGVIRFSYVNPNFRYRVDPRLLLTAAEVVLTQKPLAPLRNSR from the coding sequence ATGAATATCGTCTCCCTCGCCCGGCCACTGCTCGCCGTGCTGATCCTCGCCCTTTGCACCTCGGCCCATGCGGTGGTGGCCGACCGGGCCGAGGGCGTGTCGCCGGTGTTGGTCGGTAGCCAGGCGCCAGCGTTCTCCCTGCGAACGGCGGAAGGCGAATCGTACGAATTCAACCCCGAGGCGCTCGAACGCCCCGTGCTCCTTGCCTTCTACAGAGGCGGCTGGTGCCCCTATTGCAACGCTCAACTGATGGGGATGCGCGCGATCGAGGACGACCTGCAGGCGCTTGGCTATGATCTGCTCTTCGCCAGCGCCGATAGTGTCAAGACCTTGGCAGCTGCCGTCGCCGAGATGGCGATCGAGGGTGAAGACGATGCGCCAGCGCCTGCCTACGCCCTACTATCTGATGCAAGCATGAAGGTTGCTGAAGATTTCGGTGTAGCTTTCCGCATGGCAGACGAGACGGTGGAGAAGTACAAGGGCTACGGCATCGACTTAGAGGCCGCTTCCGGCTACGACCACCACACCCTGCCTGTGCCCGCCGTGTTCCTGATCGACGCCGAAGGTGTCATTCGCTTCAGCTACGTGAACCCAAATTTCCGCTATCGGGTCGATCCGCGTTTGCTCCTCACGGCGGCGGAAGTGGTGCTTACGCAGAAGCCACTCGCGCCACTGCGAAACAGTCGCTAA
- a CDS encoding PAS domain S-box protein, whose product MGKPVTLAERYADLFALASVPLVLVSADGIIRMTNAQFDHIFEYAQDELVGQSVERLLPIDDRDQHPRLRAAYHRVPIKRAMGQGRELRGLSRSGRTIPLELALNPVEWDGERWALVTAIEISARRANESLAQTALEAAATATLVVRPDG is encoded by the coding sequence ATGGGCAAGCCAGTCACCCTAGCGGAGCGCTACGCGGATCTGTTTGCGCTGGCGTCGGTGCCCCTGGTGCTCGTCTCTGCGGACGGCATCATTCGCATGACCAACGCGCAGTTCGATCACATCTTCGAGTACGCGCAGGACGAGCTGGTCGGCCAATCGGTAGAGCGCTTACTGCCAATCGATGATCGTGATCAGCATCCCAGGTTGCGTGCCGCCTATCATCGCGTGCCCATCAAGCGTGCCATGGGACAGGGGCGTGAGCTGCGCGGTTTGAGCCGATCCGGTCGTACGATCCCCCTGGAGCTCGCGTTGAATCCGGTCGAATGGGACGGCGAGCGTTGGGCGCTGGTTACCGCGATCGAGATCAGCGCTCGTAGGGCTAACGAGTCCTTGGCGCAAACCGCCCTCGAGGCGGCGGCGACAGCCACGCTAGTGGTGCGCCCGGACGGATGA
- the kaiC gene encoding circadian clock protein KaiC — protein sequence MSNATAVAVTKLKTGIDSFDSISNGGLPVGRTTLVSGTAGSSKTVFAVQFLARGLLDYAEAGVFVTFEETPADIRKNMLSFGWNLQAWEREGKLAIVDASPVVDEESVITGDFDFGALMARLESAVRRVGAKRVSLDSLGAVFTKFDNHIIVRSELLKIAASLRRIGVTAVMTAERTEEYGEIARHGVEEFVADNVVVLRNVLENEKRRRTMEILKFRGTDHQKGEYPFSVIADEGIVGVPLSAEMLNQKTSNIRTTSGNDELNSMCGGGFFRDSIVLVSGATGTGKTLMASQFLAGAGADDRCLLFAYEESRDQLIRNAEGWGFDFATMEREGRLKVVCDYPEVMGLEEHLVRMRALIEEFKPTRIAVDSLSALERGASPKSFREFVLGLTAAIKREQIVGLFTSVTPSLMGGASITEAHISTITDSIVLLRYVEVFGEVSRSIAVLKMRGSRHDRDIREFAIDNMGMQIGKTFRTVTGIMSGNPTHVAVSEQERIADLFRDP from the coding sequence GTGAGTAATGCTACTGCAGTCGCTGTAACCAAGTTGAAGACGGGGATCGACAGCTTTGACTCGATTTCCAATGGCGGTTTGCCAGTGGGACGCACCACCTTGGTATCTGGTACGGCGGGCAGCTCGAAGACCGTATTCGCCGTTCAGTTCCTCGCCCGAGGCTTGCTGGACTACGCGGAAGCAGGAGTCTTCGTCACCTTCGAAGAGACCCCGGCGGACATCCGCAAGAACATGCTTAGCTTCGGTTGGAATCTTCAGGCGTGGGAGCGGGAAGGCAAGCTCGCCATCGTCGATGCCTCCCCGGTGGTCGATGAGGAGTCGGTGATCACCGGCGATTTCGACTTTGGTGCGCTGATGGCGCGCTTGGAGAGTGCCGTGCGCCGAGTCGGCGCGAAGCGCGTGTCCCTGGACTCCCTCGGCGCGGTGTTCACCAAGTTCGACAACCATATCATCGTGCGCTCGGAGCTACTGAAGATCGCTGCCTCCCTTCGGCGCATCGGGGTGACGGCCGTGATGACGGCGGAGCGGACAGAGGAGTACGGTGAGATCGCGCGCCACGGCGTGGAAGAGTTCGTTGCTGACAACGTGGTGGTGTTGCGCAATGTGCTCGAGAATGAGAAGCGACGCCGCACGATGGAGATCCTGAAGTTTCGCGGCACCGATCACCAAAAGGGAGAATACCCGTTCTCGGTGATCGCGGACGAGGGTATCGTGGGAGTGCCCCTGTCGGCGGAGATGCTCAATCAGAAGACCTCCAACATCCGCACCACGTCGGGCAACGACGAGCTCAACAGCATGTGCGGCGGGGGCTTCTTCCGAGACTCGATCGTGCTGGTATCCGGCGCCACCGGGACGGGCAAAACGCTCATGGCATCGCAGTTCCTGGCCGGCGCAGGTGCCGATGATCGCTGCCTACTGTTTGCCTACGAGGAAAGCCGCGATCAGCTGATTCGCAACGCCGAGGGCTGGGGCTTCGATTTCGCGACCATGGAGCGCGAAGGTCGCCTAAAGGTGGTGTGCGATTACCCCGAGGTCATGGGGCTCGAGGAACACCTGGTCCGGATGCGTGCGCTCATCGAGGAGTTCAAGCCGACGCGTATCGCAGTGGACAGCTTGTCCGCCTTAGAGCGCGGCGCTTCTCCAAAGAGCTTCCGGGAGTTCGTTCTCGGACTCACCGCAGCGATCAAGCGCGAGCAGATCGTTGGCCTATTCACCTCCGTAACCCCGTCCCTGATGGGCGGGGCCTCGATCACGGAGGCGCATATCTCGACAATTACCGACTCTATTGTTCTGCTGCGCTACGTAGAGGTGTTCGGCGAGGTCAGCCGCAGCATCGCCGTGCTCAAGATGCGTGGCTCCCGCCACGACCGAGACATTCGGGAGTTCGCGATCGACAACATGGGGATGCAGATTGGCAAGACCTTCCGCACCGTTACGGGCATCATGTCAGGCAATCCCACCCATGTGGCAGTCAGCGAGCAGGAACGCATCGCGGATCTGTTCAGAGACCCGTAG
- the glnK gene encoding P-II family nitrogen regulator — protein MKLITAIIKPFKLDDVRNALSDVGIQGMTVTEVKGFGRQKGHAELYRGAEYVVDFLPKVKLEIAVDDGLVEQALEVIQGAAKTGKIGDGKIFVSTLEQVIRIRTGETGATAL, from the coding sequence ATGAAGCTCATCACTGCCATCATCAAGCCCTTCAAGCTCGACGACGTACGCAACGCCCTGTCCGATGTCGGCATCCAGGGGATGACCGTGACCGAGGTGAAGGGCTTCGGCCGGCAAAAGGGCCACGCAGAGCTCTACCGCGGCGCCGAGTACGTGGTCGACTTCCTGCCCAAGGTCAAGCTGGAGATCGCCGTGGATGACGGCCTCGTCGAACAGGCCTTGGAGGTAATACAGGGGGCAGCCAAGACCGGCAAGATCGGCGACGGCAAGATCTTCGTCTCCACGCTGGAGCAGGTCATCCGCATCCGCACGGGCGAGACCGGCGCGACCGCACTGTGA
- a CDS encoding circadian clock KaiB family protein — MSEFRLKLFITGHTYRGETAARNVRRLFGETLGQPYHLTVVDVLETPEVAEESRVMATPTLIKESPGPVRRVIGDLSDHTAVLRAIGVEPRTNEEGGLLGE; from the coding sequence ATGAGTGAGTTCCGCCTAAAGCTCTTCATTACCGGACATACCTACCGTGGCGAAACGGCGGCACGGAACGTCCGCCGGTTGTTTGGGGAGACCCTCGGTCAGCCCTATCACCTGACCGTCGTGGATGTGCTGGAGACGCCGGAGGTCGCAGAGGAGTCTCGGGTGATGGCTACGCCCACGCTTATCAAGGAATCGCCAGGTCCGGTCCGTCGGGTGATCGGTGACTTATCCGATCACACGGCCGTACTGAGAGCCATCGGCGTCGAGCCGAGAACGAATGAAGAGGGAGGGCTCTTAGGTGAGTAA
- a CDS encoding zf-TFIIB domain-containing protein produces MEDEREKPLECPRCEMPLEARLLADTLVDQCTDCGGVFLDHDVLGALLNDRKRQAPLRERLLKLPKAGPAPNPREVVYLRCPECSTLMTRRNPAHRSGIIVDVCTAHGVWFDDRELAILMQLASAGAELNVLPKPNPLAGVSSKDAAAKRSSLPRMPDKAMGAPQGPIDIDVNIGDLGDLLRVIDRLF; encoded by the coding sequence ATGGAGGATGAGCGCGAGAAGCCGCTGGAGTGTCCGCGTTGCGAGATGCCCTTAGAAGCCCGTCTGCTCGCCGATACGTTAGTCGACCAGTGCACCGACTGCGGGGGCGTGTTCTTGGATCACGACGTGCTGGGTGCGCTGCTGAACGATCGCAAGCGTCAAGCCCCTCTGCGCGAGCGCTTGCTCAAGCTGCCCAAGGCAGGCCCGGCACCGAATCCGCGCGAGGTGGTCTACCTGCGCTGCCCAGAATGCTCGACGCTGATGACTCGCCGTAACCCCGCTCACCGTTCTGGCATCATCGTGGACGTGTGCACCGCGCATGGGGTGTGGTTTGACGATCGAGAGCTGGCCATTTTGATGCAGCTGGCCAGCGCCGGAGCCGAGCTCAATGTGCTCCCAAAGCCGAACCCCCTCGCCGGAGTGTCGTCCAAGGACGCGGCGGCGAAGCGCAGCTCGCTGCCGCGTATGCCCGACAAGGCCATGGGAGCGCCGCAAGGGCCGATCGACATCGACGTCAATATCGGCGATCTCGGCGACTTGCTGCGCGTAATCGATCGACTGTTCTGA
- a CDS encoding haloacid dehalogenase type II encodes MRKPEDTRVCVFDAYGTLFDLTSATREHLALLGEHANQVASVWRAKQLEYSWLRSLMGAWAPFAQVVEEALDYALDSAGLAARRAEIAPPLLSSFASLDTFPEVPEVLRRLRAVGVQTAVLSNGSRDMLDQAVQAAGITELLDAVISVDEVRVFKPDPRVYQLALDRFSVEACRVSFQSSNSWDVAGAAHFGMFVVWCNRSAAPTERLPSGAHAEVSALDTLPDVLGMR; translated from the coding sequence GTGAGAAAACCGGAAGACACGCGCGTCTGCGTTTTCGATGCTTACGGCACGCTGTTTGATCTTACGAGCGCGACCCGCGAACACCTCGCGCTCCTGGGTGAACATGCGAATCAGGTGGCGTCTGTCTGGAGGGCCAAGCAGCTCGAGTACAGCTGGTTACGAAGTTTGATGGGTGCGTGGGCGCCCTTCGCGCAGGTGGTCGAGGAGGCTCTCGACTATGCGCTGGACAGCGCCGGGCTTGCCGCCCGTCGCGCGGAAATCGCGCCGCCCCTGCTATCGTCCTTCGCGAGCCTCGATACTTTTCCCGAAGTGCCTGAGGTGCTGCGCAGGTTGCGCGCTGTGGGCGTACAGACCGCGGTGCTCTCGAACGGGTCGCGCGATATGCTCGACCAAGCCGTGCAGGCGGCGGGCATCACCGAGCTCTTGGACGCCGTCATCAGTGTGGATGAGGTGCGGGTGTTCAAGCCTGACCCACGGGTCTACCAGTTGGCCTTGGACCGGTTCTCTGTCGAAGCCTGTCGGGTTAGCTTTCAGTCGTCGAACAGTTGGGACGTAGCGGGCGCCGCGCACTTTGGCATGTTCGTTGTTTGGTGCAACCGTTCGGCCGCGCCGACGGAGCGCTTGCCCTCCGGTGCGCACGCGGAGGTGAGTGCGCTGGATACGCTGCCGGACGTACTCGGCATGAGGTAA